A genomic region of Dehalococcoidales bacterium contains the following coding sequences:
- the mscL gene encoding large conductance mechanosensitive channel protein MscL: MWKDFKTFIMRGNVVDMAVGIIIGIAFGAIVNSAVKDIIMPPIGMALGNMDFANLFTVLKSGSVPGPYLTLADAQAAGAVTINYGLFVNTIVNFLIVAAVVFFLIIRPIARMQAKKKAAEAPAPITKECPFCFTSIPIKATRCPNCTSPLTGN, translated from the coding sequence ATGTGGAAAGATTTTAAGACCTTCATTATGAGGGGCAATGTGGTCGACATGGCCGTCGGTATCATTATCGGTATTGCTTTCGGTGCTATCGTTAATTCAGCGGTCAAAGACATCATCATGCCGCCAATCGGAATGGCCCTCGGTAATATGGACTTCGCCAATCTTTTTACAGTGCTTAAATCGGGCAGTGTCCCGGGGCCATATCTGACTCTTGCCGACGCCCAGGCAGCCGGAGCAGTCACCATCAACTACGGACTATTCGTCAACACTATCGTCAACTTCTTGATAGTAGCCGCGGTCGTCTTCTTTCTTATCATTCGACCGATAGCCCGTATGCAAGCAAAGAAGAAGGCCGCTGAAGCACCGGCGCCGATAACCAAGGAATGTCCTTTTTGCTTCACCAGCATTCCCATTAAGGCAACCCGCTGTCCGAATTGCACTTCACCGTTAACCGGAAACTAG
- a CDS encoding radical SAM protein, with protein MGPARKIEKVQLVLPPPRRPDTYISKFAGWPHPIVRRSRQLILRMAEIAVSRDLFAAVLQRLTRLHQPGRPDGYIAKFARWPQPLGILSVGTYIRKNNPGIDVEILDGNNALTLEAVKNRIDADLVGISTTAGGYDYAIELAKLAKGKGARVVLGGAAATPLAGEILRYYDFVDAVVRYDGEIALSKYVAAEPLNSIENLVYRANGEIKANPIKLPCLDELPVPDRDLLDMETYFKNSKDPEYPICEPFRRPMNIYSQKGCLWRSQEEGGCVFCSIPYYDLRLRNPELVWGEISSLVEKYRVDFIWDPSDNFVGDKEWFKAFCAAKPKGLNIHYTNYVDAEDIDEETARLLADSGCVSVFVGMESGDPKMLESMNKRATLEDNIRAMDLLQKYRIGVIAGVVVGVQGESKESLERTIDFLKRLTEFDNFDRFEWGSLMPFAGSKANRMLREHPDLKEKYKDFGNEDYLFQVACMIRDWYRYYCEIDYNYVLELQDRVFRERLVPYEMTMFQRRSWSGTPSKVFRL; from the coding sequence ATGGGGCCGGCAAGGAAAATTGAAAAGGTCCAGCTGGTGCTGCCTCCGCCAAGAAGGCCGGATACATATATAAGTAAATTTGCCGGATGGCCTCATCCTATCGTGCGCCGTAGCCGGCAGCTTATCCTCCGGATGGCTGAGATAGCCGTGTCAAGGGACCTTTTTGCCGCTGTGCTCCAGCGCCTGACCCGGTTGCACCAGCCCGGGAGACCGGATGGCTATATCGCTAAGTTTGCCAGATGGCCCCAGCCTCTGGGTATTTTGTCCGTGGGGACCTATATCAGAAAGAATAATCCCGGTATCGATGTCGAGATTCTGGACGGGAACAATGCCCTGACTCTGGAGGCAGTGAAGAACAGGATTGACGCGGATCTGGTCGGAATATCAACAACTGCGGGGGGTTATGACTATGCCATTGAACTGGCTAAACTTGCCAAGGGGAAAGGGGCGAGAGTGGTCCTGGGAGGGGCTGCGGCGACTCCGCTGGCCGGGGAGATTCTAAGATACTACGACTTCGTGGATGCTGTCGTTCGATATGATGGAGAGATTGCCTTATCGAAGTATGTTGCCGCTGAGCCATTGAATTCGATAGAGAACCTTGTTTATCGCGCCAATGGTGAGATCAAGGCAAACCCGATAAAACTGCCCTGTCTTGACGAGCTTCCCGTTCCGGACAGGGATCTTCTGGACATGGAGACATATTTCAAAAACAGCAAGGATCCTGAGTATCCCATCTGTGAGCCCTTCAGGAGACCGATGAACATCTATTCTCAGAAGGGATGCCTCTGGCGTTCGCAGGAAGAGGGTGGTTGTGTGTTCTGTTCGATTCCTTATTATGATTTACGATTGAGGAACCCTGAGCTTGTCTGGGGCGAGATTTCATCCCTGGTCGAGAAATACCGGGTAGATTTTATCTGGGACCCGTCGGATAACTTTGTCGGGGATAAAGAGTGGTTCAAGGCCTTCTGCGCGGCAAAACCGAAAGGACTGAACATACATTACACCAACTATGTAGATGCCGAAGACATTGATGAGGAGACTGCCCGGCTGCTTGCCGATTCTGGCTGTGTCAGCGTCTTTGTCGGTATGGAATCGGGTGACCCTAAGATGTTGGAGAGTATGAACAAGAGGGCAACCCTCGAGGATAATATAAGAGCTATGGATTTGTTACAGAAATACAGGATTGGCGTGATAGCCGGTGTCGTAGTCGGAGTACAGGGTGAGAGTAAAGAAAGCTTAGAGAGGACGATCGATTTTCTAAAAAGACTTACCGAATTTGATAACTTTGACCGGTTCGAGTGGGGAAGCTTGATGCCTTTTGCCGGCTCCAAGGCGAACAGAATGCTGCGGGAGCATCCTGACCTTAAGGAGAAATATAAGGATTTTGGTAACGAAGATTACCTTTTCCAGGTCGCGTGCATGATACGGGACTGGTACCGGTACTATTGCGAGATAGACTATAACTATGTTCTCGAATTACAGGACAGGGTGTTTCGAGAGAGACTGGTCCCTTATGAGATGACCATGTTCCAGAGACGCTCGTGGTCCGGCACGCCGTCGAAGGTGTTTCGGTTATAG
- a CDS encoding formyltransferase family protein, with protein sequence MTIICFVSGSGTNYQQIARSNPDQDYIVFTNRPGCGGVAKARANKHTTIELSHLPYLRPAIKKYGSMSIPRNCPERIKYEQDVWRLIEEKIEKAPDLICLAGYDQWLTDWTVDRYYPKILNIHPGDTTRGYSGLHWIPTAKAILSGDKEIRATLFLVDRGEDTGAVLAQSKPLAIIPTLRMLESEGINGLLKGFNEVTGFAIKHAITGYDDFEKTADKKQKTIMKQLCDHLQGALKIAGDWEVYPFVIHTLIAHGRVEIEDRKVYIDGRPMPDYGYRMKKHLPEY encoded by the coding sequence ATGACCATTATCTGCTTCGTTTCCGGTTCAGGAACAAACTACCAGCAGATTGCTCGATCGAACCCCGATCAAGACTACATTGTATTCACGAACAGACCCGGTTGTGGAGGTGTGGCAAAAGCCAGAGCGAATAAACACACCACCATCGAACTAAGCCACTTGCCTTACCTAAGGCCGGCAATAAAGAAATATGGCTCGATGAGCATTCCCCGAAACTGTCCGGAGAGGATAAAGTACGAACAGGATGTGTGGCGCCTGATAGAAGAAAAAATCGAAAAAGCGCCCGACCTGATTTGCCTGGCGGGCTACGACCAATGGCTAACCGATTGGACGGTAGACAGGTACTACCCGAAAATTTTGAATATTCATCCCGGGGATACCACCAGAGGTTACTCGGGCTTGCACTGGATACCCACCGCCAAAGCCATACTATCCGGCGATAAAGAGATAAGAGCAACCTTATTCCTTGTCGATAGAGGAGAAGACACAGGGGCAGTATTGGCTCAATCCAAACCACTTGCAATAATCCCGACACTCAGAATGCTGGAATCAGAGGGAATAAATGGGCTGCTCAAAGGGTTCAACGAAGTGACCGGTTTTGCTATTAAGCACGCCATAACCGGTTATGATGATTTTGAGAAGACGGCTGATAAAAAGCAGAAAACAATCATGAAACAGTTATGTGATCATCTTCAGGGCGCGCTTAAGATAGCAGGAGACTGGGAGGTCTATCCGTTTGTGATACATACCCTGATAGCACACGGGCGCGTAGAGATAGAAGATAGAAAAGTTTATATTGACGGCAGGCCTATGCCGGATTATGGATACCGGATGAAAAAACACCTACCCGAATACTGA
- a CDS encoding tautomerase family protein — translation MGLRRGLRMPLVTVKVKGVRTIEQKRALVKDITEAVVKHFKVQPEVVTIDIVEYSEENMAKAGKLFIDR, via the coding sequence ATGGGGTTAAGAAGGGGGTTAAGAATGCCATTAGTGACCGTAAAAGTAAAAGGGGTGCGGACTATCGAGCAGAAAAGGGCTCTGGTAAAGGATATCACCGAAGCGGTGGTCAAGCACTTCAAGGTTCAACCAGAGGTAGTCACTATCGATATTGTGGAATATAGCGAAGAAAATATGGCTAAAGCCGGTAAATTATTTATTGATCGCTAG
- a CDS encoding cupin domain-containing protein produces MKVCALATVTKTPVTMEGAEKAYKQVPISKVDGSPNFSFRVFTLDPGGHTPFHAHDFEHVNYAIEGSGAVVDQNGTETEFKKGDFALVLPGEKHQYKNKSKSQPLVMICAVPKEYE; encoded by the coding sequence TTGAAAGTATGTGCTCTGGCAACGGTCACAAAAACACCTGTTACCATGGAAGGGGCTGAGAAGGCATATAAACAGGTCCCTATATCTAAGGTCGATGGTTCACCGAATTTTTCCTTCAGGGTATTCACCCTGGATCCGGGTGGACATACGCCGTTTCATGCACACGATTTTGAGCACGTCAACTACGCCATTGAGGGCAGCGGCGCAGTAGTCGATCAGAACGGTACGGAGACGGAGTTCAAGAAGGGGGATTTCGCTCTTGTTCTGCCGGGCGAAAAGCACCAGTACAAAAACAAGTCGAAAAGCCAGCCCTTAGTTATGATTTGCGCAGTACCGAAGGAATATGAGTGA
- a CDS encoding ferritin family protein: MPDFSSSFSGLASSRKLSHEELIRAIRFMVAAEYEAVQMYMQLAESIDNKLAMAVLKDIADEERVHAGEFLRLLKHLAPDEEGFYNEGAEEVEEEINKSGKG, encoded by the coding sequence ATGCCGGACTTTAGTTCGTCGTTTTCAGGTCTTGCCAGCAGCCGGAAGTTAAGTCACGAAGAGTTGATTCGTGCAATACGTTTTATGGTTGCTGCCGAGTATGAAGCAGTACAGATGTACATGCAGCTCGCGGAGTCAATAGACAACAAGCTGGCTATGGCAGTGCTTAAAGATATCGCTGATGAAGAAAGAGTCCATGCCGGCGAGTTCCTCAGACTGCTAAAACATCTCGCCCCGGACGAAGAAGGATTCTACAACGAAGGTGCGGAAGAAGTGGAAGAGGAAATAAATAAATCGGGCAAGGGCTAA
- a CDS encoding M48 family metallopeptidase, whose amino-acid sequence MIDKKTVEIEDVGLVLFERSKRAKHIIISVRPLQGVRVAVPYSSSFKKAGAFVHIKKTWINRHLEKMKQHEQKNNYNPAETDYIDETKARKILVERLESLASKFGFSYNRVFIRNQKTRWGSCSSRNNISLNIKLARLPDELVDYVMLHELIHTRIKNHSKVFWKEVDKLVGNGKGMASRLRVYGMELY is encoded by the coding sequence ATGATAGATAAAAAGACTGTCGAGATTGAAGATGTGGGACTAGTTCTGTTTGAACGCAGCAAACGGGCTAAACACATAATCATATCGGTGAGACCTCTTCAGGGTGTACGGGTAGCTGTTCCGTATTCATCATCCTTTAAGAAAGCCGGGGCATTTGTCCATATCAAAAAAACTTGGATTAACAGACACCTCGAAAAGATGAAGCAACATGAGCAGAAGAACAATTACAACCCTGCTGAAACAGATTACATTGATGAAACAAAGGCAAGAAAAATACTGGTGGAACGTCTCGAATCGCTGGCGAGCAAATTCGGATTCTCCTACAACAGGGTATTTATCCGGAATCAAAAGACACGGTGGGGCAGCTGCTCCAGCAGAAACAACATCAGCCTGAACATTAAACTCGCCAGACTCCCTGATGAACTGGTCGATTATGTTATGCTGCATGAGCTTATCCATACCAGAATAAAGAACCACAGCAAGGTTTTCTGGAAAGAGGTGGATAAACTGGTCGGAAACGGAAAGGGAATGGCCTCCCGGCTGAGGGTTTACGGCATGGAATTATACTAG
- a CDS encoding 2-dehydropantoate 2-reductase, with the protein MMVPEGKSSLCWNSCDIVYRAMRIFIVGSGGVGGYFGSLLARAGADVTFLARGEHLAAIRKHGLAIRSVHGDYQIQPAQTVATIAEITDPELVILAVKTYDSADAAQQLSGVVNSNTVIISFQNGIDNDIEIKKYIENAKVFPGLAFLSAVRAAPGLIVQSGELRKLVFGDRNVPENEQLQKIEEIMRNAGIDARISDNITRDLWQKFILINAFSGMTAVCRASIGAVLSNPVTRRVYARCVREAIEVAKTLGIDIPDNMFDKVMGITEEFTPDSRSSLLVDIETGRPTEIETLNGTLVRLAEQLGIEVPVNELIYGAIKLSS; encoded by the coding sequence ATGATGGTACCTGAAGGCAAGAGTAGTCTATGCTGGAATAGTTGTGATATAGTGTACCGTGCTATGCGAATATTCATTGTAGGCAGTGGGGGAGTCGGAGGATATTTCGGCAGTCTCCTGGCCAGGGCGGGTGCTGACGTTACCTTTCTGGCAAGGGGGGAGCACCTGGCGGCAATAAGGAAGCATGGCCTGGCGATCAGAAGTGTTCATGGAGATTATCAGATTCAACCTGCCCAAACCGTGGCGACTATAGCAGAAATTACCGATCCGGAACTTGTAATTCTAGCTGTCAAGACATATGACTCTGCTGATGCGGCTCAACAATTATCCGGAGTAGTCAATAGCAATACGGTTATTATCTCGTTTCAGAACGGCATAGACAATGATATCGAGATAAAGAAGTATATCGAGAATGCGAAGGTATTTCCCGGCCTGGCTTTTTTAAGCGCTGTCAGGGCTGCCCCCGGCTTAATCGTGCAATCCGGTGAATTGAGAAAACTCGTTTTTGGCGATAGAAATGTACCGGAGAATGAACAACTGCAAAAAATAGAGGAGATTATGAGGAATGCGGGAATCGATGCCCGTATCTCTGATAATATCACGCGGGACCTGTGGCAGAAGTTCATCCTGATCAATGCTTTTTCCGGTATGACGGCTGTGTGCAGAGCCAGCATTGGCGCAGTCCTGTCTAACCCGGTGACAAGAAGAGTCTATGCGAGATGCGTTCGGGAAGCTATCGAGGTGGCTAAAACGCTGGGAATCGACATTCCCGATAATATGTTCGATAAGGTGATGGGAATCACAGAGGAATTCACGCCGGATTCCAGGTCCTCTCTCCTGGTTGATATCGAGACTGGCAGACCGACCGAGATCGAGACGCTGAACGGGACATTAGTCCGCTTGGCTGAGCAGCTTGGTATAGAAGTACCGGTGAATGAGCTGATCTACGGTGCAATAAAGCTATCGTCATAG